The proteins below are encoded in one region of Dasypus novemcinctus isolate mDasNov1 chromosome 13, mDasNov1.1.hap2, whole genome shotgun sequence:
- the TNFAIP8L2 gene encoding tumor necrosis factor alpha-induced protein 8-like protein 2, whose amino-acid sequence MESFSSKSLALQAEKKLLSKMAGRSVAHLFIDESSSEVLDELYRVSKEYTHSRSQAQRVIKDLIKVAVKVAVLHRSGCFGPGELALAARFRQKLRQGAMTALSFGEVDFTFEAAVLASLLTECRDMLLELVEHHLTPKSHGRIRHVFDHFSDPGLLTALYGPDFTQHLGKICDGLRKLLDEGKL is encoded by the coding sequence ATGGAGTCCTTCAGCTCAAAGAGCCTAGCACTGCAAGCGGAGAAGAAGCTACTGAGCAAGATGGCGGGCCGGTCTGTGGCTCACCTCTTTATCGATGAGTCAAGCAGTGAGGTGCTGGATGAGCTGTACCGTGTGTCTAAAGAATACACGCACAGCCGGTCCCAGGCACAACGGGTTATCAAGGACCTGATCAAGGTGGCTGTCAAGGTGGCAGTGCTGCACCGCAGTGGCTGCTTTGGCCCTGGTGAGCTGGCCTTGGCTGCGCGCTTTCGCCAGAAGCTACGGCAGGGCGCAATGACGGCACTTAGCTTTGGTGAGGTGGACTTCACCTTTGAGGCTGCTGTGCTGGCCAGCCTGCTGACTGAGTGCCGAGATATGCTGCTGGAGCTGGTGGAGCACCACCTCACCCCCAAGTCACATGGCCGCATCCGCCATGTGTTTGATCACTTCTCTGACCCAGGTCTGCTCACAGCCCTCTATGGGCCTGACTTCACTCAGCACCTTGGCAAGATTTGTGATGGTCTCAGGAAGCTGCTGGATGAGGGGAAGCTCTGA
- the LYSMD1 gene encoding lysM and putative peptidoglycan-binding domain-containing protein 1 produces MASPSRQAPLGGSGLLQGSRARSYGSLVQSACSPVRERRLEHQLEPGDTLAGLSLKYGVTMEQIKRANRLYTNDSIFLKKILYIPILTEPRDLFNGLDSEEEKDGLEEVQSSKDETGLHSSEKKKQETGSGHANGDILPTPAQEIPKPIHDLSASDFLKKLDSQISLSKKAAAQKLKKGESRVPGEDVGPHLSSPRMQQRAVLGPVPLTRTSRTQTLRDQEDEIFKL; encoded by the exons ATGGCCTCTCCCTCTAGACAGGCCCCCCTTGGGGGGTCAGGACTGCTTCAGGGAAGCCGGGCTCGTTCTTATGGTAGCCTGGTGCAGTCTGCCTGCTCCCCAGTGAGGGAAAGACGCCTGGAGCATCAGTTGGAACCCGGAGATACCCTGGCTGGACTATCACTCAAATACGGGGTAACG ATGGAACAGATTAAACGTGCAAACCGCCTTTATACTAATGACTCCATCTTCCTGAAGAAAATCCTCTACATTCCCATCCTGACAGAGCCCAGAGACCTGTTCAATGGTTTGGATTCTGAGGAAGAGAaagatggactggaagaggtacAGTCAAGTAAAGATGAAACTGGGCTACACTCGTCTGAGAAGAAGAAGCAAGAGACAGGTTCAGGGCACGCCAATGGTGACATCCTTCCCACACCTGCCCAGGAAATACCCAAGCCCATCCATGACCTCTCTGCCTCTGACTTCCTTAAGAAGCTTGATTCACAGATCAGCCTGTCGAAGAAGGCTGCTGCACAGAAGCTGAAAAAAGGGGAAAGCAG AGTGCCTGGGGAGGATGTAGGTCCCCACCTGAGCTCCCCTCGGATGCAGCAACGAGCGGTCCTAGGTCCTGTGCCCCTGACCCGGACCTCTCGGACCCAGACACTACGGGACCAGGAGGATGAAATCTTCAAACTCTGA
- the SCNM1 gene encoding sodium channel modifier 1 isoform X3 has translation MGVAQCMQGRTSPEVRRLTGKRPEEGKETPLACYGGLKGVDDAKRRVGDLLASYIPEDEALMLRDGRFACAICPHRPVLDTLAMLTAHRAGKKHLSSLQLFYGKKQTGRGMEQNPKQQSELREETKSEAPLLAQTRFITQSALHRAPHYNSCCRRKYRPEAPGPSVPHSALPPPEVECHSGKTSREPEPGAGPQANESATASAPPPMSPTRRRALDHYLTLRSSGWIPDGRGRWVKDENVEFDSDEEEPPDLPLD, from the exons ATGGGCGTCGCGCAGTGCATGCAGGGAAGGACATCCCCGGAAGTAAGGAGGCTAACCGGAAAGAGACCCGAAGAGGGAAAGGAGACGCCCCTCGCTTGCTACGGTGGCCTGAAAGGAGTGGATGATGCG AAACGAAGAGTCGGTGACTTGTTGGCCAGTTATATTCCGGAGGATGAGGCACTGATGCTGCGGGATGGACG CTTTGCTTGTGCCATCTGTCCCCACCGACCTGTATTGGACACCCTGGCCATGTTGACTGCCCACCGTGCCGGCAAGAAACATCTGTCCA GCTTGCAGCTTTTCTATGGCAAAAAGCAGACAGGTAGGGGAATGGAGCAAAATCCAAAACAGCAGAGTGAATTGAGGGAGGAGACCAAATCTGAG GCTCCTCTGCTGGCCCAGACTCGATTTATCACCCAGAGTGCTCTACACAGAGCTCCCCACTATAATAGCTGCTGCCGCCGGAAGTACAG ACCAGAAGCCCCTGGTCCTTCTGTCCCCCACTCCGCTTTACCACCCCCAGAAGTTGAATGCCACAGTGGGAAGACCAGCAGGGAACCTGAGCCTGGGGCTGGTCCACAGGCCAACGAGTCAGCAACTGCCTCAGCCCCTCCACCCATGAGCCCCACAAGAAGACGAGCCCTGGATCATTACCTCACCCTTCGAAG CTCTGGATGGATCCCAGATGGACGAGGTCGATGGGTAAAAGATGAGAATGTTGAGTTTGACTCTGATGAGGAAGAACCCCCTGATCTCCCCTTGGATTAA
- the SCNM1 gene encoding sodium channel modifier 1 isoform X2 gives MGVAQCMQGRTSPEVRRLTGKRPEEGKETPLACYGGLKGVDDAVLKRRVGDLLASYIPEDEALMLRDGRFACAICPHRPVLDTLAMLTAHRAGKKHLSSLQLFYGKKQTGRGMEQNPKQQSELREETKSEAPLLAQTRFITQSALHRAPHYNSCCRRKYRPEAPGPSVPHSALPPPEVECHSGKTSREPEPGAGPQANESATASAPPPMSPTRRRALDHYLTLRSSGWIPDGRGRWVKDENVEFDSDEEEPPDLPLD, from the exons ATGGGCGTCGCGCAGTGCATGCAGGGAAGGACATCCCCGGAAGTAAGGAGGCTAACCGGAAAGAGACCCGAAGAGGGAAAGGAGACGCCCCTCGCTTGCTACGGTGGCCTGAAAGGAGTGGATGATGCGGTACTA AAACGAAGAGTCGGTGACTTGTTGGCCAGTTATATTCCGGAGGATGAGGCACTGATGCTGCGGGATGGACG CTTTGCTTGTGCCATCTGTCCCCACCGACCTGTATTGGACACCCTGGCCATGTTGACTGCCCACCGTGCCGGCAAGAAACATCTGTCCA GCTTGCAGCTTTTCTATGGCAAAAAGCAGACAGGTAGGGGAATGGAGCAAAATCCAAAACAGCAGAGTGAATTGAGGGAGGAGACCAAATCTGAG GCTCCTCTGCTGGCCCAGACTCGATTTATCACCCAGAGTGCTCTACACAGAGCTCCCCACTATAATAGCTGCTGCCGCCGGAAGTACAG ACCAGAAGCCCCTGGTCCTTCTGTCCCCCACTCCGCTTTACCACCCCCAGAAGTTGAATGCCACAGTGGGAAGACCAGCAGGGAACCTGAGCCTGGGGCTGGTCCACAGGCCAACGAGTCAGCAACTGCCTCAGCCCCTCCACCCATGAGCCCCACAAGAAGACGAGCCCTGGATCATTACCTCACCCTTCGAAG CTCTGGATGGATCCCAGATGGACGAGGTCGATGGGTAAAAGATGAGAATGTTGAGTTTGACTCTGATGAGGAAGAACCCCCTGATCTCCCCTTGGATTAA
- the SCNM1 gene encoding sodium channel modifier 1 isoform X1, producing MSFKREGDDWSQLNVLKKRRVGDLLASYIPEDEALMLRDGRFACAICPHRPVLDTLAMLTAHRAGKKHLSSLQLFYGKKQTGRGMEQNPKQQSELREETKSEAPLLAQTRFITQSALHRAPHYNSCCRRKYRPEAPGPSVPHSALPPPEVECHSGKTSREPEPGAGPQANESATASAPPPMSPTRRRALDHYLTLRSSGWIPDGRGRWVKDENVEFDSDEEEPPDLPLD from the exons ATGTCTTTCAAGAGGGAAGGGGACGATTGGAGTCAGCTCAATGTGCTCAAA AAACGAAGAGTCGGTGACTTGTTGGCCAGTTATATTCCGGAGGATGAGGCACTGATGCTGCGGGATGGACG CTTTGCTTGTGCCATCTGTCCCCACCGACCTGTATTGGACACCCTGGCCATGTTGACTGCCCACCGTGCCGGCAAGAAACATCTGTCCA GCTTGCAGCTTTTCTATGGCAAAAAGCAGACAGGTAGGGGAATGGAGCAAAATCCAAAACAGCAGAGTGAATTGAGGGAGGAGACCAAATCTGAG GCTCCTCTGCTGGCCCAGACTCGATTTATCACCCAGAGTGCTCTACACAGAGCTCCCCACTATAATAGCTGCTGCCGCCGGAAGTACAG ACCAGAAGCCCCTGGTCCTTCTGTCCCCCACTCCGCTTTACCACCCCCAGAAGTTGAATGCCACAGTGGGAAGACCAGCAGGGAACCTGAGCCTGGGGCTGGTCCACAGGCCAACGAGTCAGCAACTGCCTCAGCCCCTCCACCCATGAGCCCCACAAGAAGACGAGCCCTGGATCATTACCTCACCCTTCGAAG CTCTGGATGGATCCCAGATGGACGAGGTCGATGGGTAAAAGATGAGAATGTTGAGTTTGACTCTGATGAGGAAGAACCCCCTGATCTCCCCTTGGATTAA
- the TMOD4 gene encoding tropomodulin-4 yields the protein MSSYQKELEKYRDIDEDEILRTLSPEELEQLDCELQEMDPENMLLPAGLRQRDQTKKSPTGPLDREALLQYLEQQALEVKERDDLVPFTGEKKGKPYIQPKREIPAQEQITLEPELEEALANATDAEMCDIAAILGMYTLMSNKQYYDAICSGEICNTEGISSVVQPDKYKPVPDEPPNPTNIEEILKKVQSNDKELEEVNLNNIQDIPIPMLTELCEAMKTNTYIRSFSLVATRSGDPIANAVAGMLRENRTLQSLNIESNFISGTGLMAVLKAVRENATLTELRVDNQRHWPGDAVEMEMATVLEQCPSIVRFGYHFTQQGPRARAAQAMTRNNELRRQQKKR from the exons ATGTCATCGTATCAAAAGGAACTGGAGAAATACAGAGACATTGATGAAGATGAGATCCTAAGAACCTTGAGCCCTGAGGAGCTAGAGCAGCTGGACTGCGAGCTGCAGGAGATGGACCCCGAG AACATGCTCCTGCCAGCTGGACTAAGACAACGTGACCAGACAAAGAAGAGCCCAACGGGGCCACTGGACCGAGAGGCCCTTTTGCAATACCTGGAGCAACAGGCACTAGAGGTCAAAGAGCGTGATGACTTGGTGCCCTTCACAGGCGAGAAGAAGG GGAAACCCTATATTCAGCCCAAGAGGGAAATCCCAGCACAGGAGCAGATCACCCTGGAACCAGAGCTGGAAGAGGCATTGGCTAATGCCACAGATGCTGAAATGTGTGATATTGCAG CAATTCTGGGCATGTACACACTGATGAGCAACAAGCAATACTATGATGCCATCTGCAGCGGAGAAATCTGCAACACTGAAGGCATTAGCA GTGTGGTACAGCCTGATAAGTATAAGCCAGTGCCAGATGAACCTCCAAATCCCACAAACATCGAGGAGATCCTAAAGAAGGTTCAAAGCAATGACAAGGAGCTGGAGGAGGTGAATCTCAATAACATACAG GACATCCCAATACCCATGCTAACTGAGCTGTGTGAAGCGATGAAGACAAATACCTACATCCGGAGCTTCAGTCTAGTGGCCACAAGAAGTGGTGACCCCATCGCCAAT GCGGTGGCTGGCATGTTGCGTGAGAATCGTACCCTCCAAAGCCTCAACATCGAATCCAACTTCATTAGCGGCACAGGGCTTATGGCTGTGCTGAAGGCAGTTCGGGAAAATGCCACCCTCACTGAGCTCCGTGTAGACAACCAG cgCCATTGGCCTGGCGATGCAGTGGAGATGGAGATGGCCACCGTGCTAGAGCAGTGTCCCTCCATTGTCCGCTTTGGCTACCACTTCACACAGCAGGGGCCACGAGCTCGGGCAGCCCAGGCCATGACCCGCAACAATGAACTAC gtCGCCAGCAAAAGAAGAGATAA